ttcttaaaattatactgtatattatattatatagatatgtaaaaatcaaattttatatattacgaattataagtaattactaattagtaataaaacttgtacaaaataaatttttaaatgaaaagtgtacataagatataaaaatatacaaaatatagaACATAcgtaaacattatttatttttttttatttatttatccttAATCGCCTGTTTATGTGGTCATAATTTATTCTAAGAAAAACTCAGATACTAATGTATGATTATTTAAGCTTGATTGATAAACTTGACattatttttgggaaaaaactttgaatttataattacgaGATTGTCGAGAAGATACTGTCGTAGATATTTAAATTGGGTTAATACTCATTTATCTttagaaaaatcaattatttataattcttatgattatgattgtcaatctaataaataaataaatacttaaagtaattgtttgttttgaaatttgataaggattttttatttaaaattttagtatatAGCGTTTGGAAAATAATGGTTAAGTATCAGAAGAGTTTTCTAGAGTCAAGAGATGAAATTACTTCTTGTAATCActgtaagtaatttattaatttatttatttgtaactaaaatattaaattaactaataaaaaaatttttttaatttaacaattggagaaaaatataaatttctgattttttttaaagtgacagatttaataaaatttcagattTCCGTTTGGAGTTTGGTAAATAGTGATATCATAAACACAAATTCTAATGACGGGAGCAGTAACTCAAAAAGCGTTGCAATAAATAACAATCAAGAAATACTCAACGTAGGAAACCAAGCAAACGCGAACCAGGCGAATGTAAACGGTTTAGTAGCAATAAATGGTCAAattcaacaacaacaacaacaacaacaacaacaacaagtGATAGGATTGGGTGGATTACTCGATCAAATAGGAACACTTTTGAATTCTATATTGAACCAATTACTCCAGATCAATGTAATCTCGAACGCGCTAAATCAGAATCAATTGCTATTACCTTTATTAACAGAAGTAAGAGCTATCCTACAGAATTTACTGAACAGTCTTTTAAATTCTAACCAGAACCCGCTTATATTACaagttaataatttgataGCTCAGGTTGGCAATGTTATTAATCTGATTAATCAAAAAAGCTTGTTTGGGGGTTTGTTGGGGCAACTTTTGTCACCTGTTGGGAATACTTTTGTTGGAGGCGGTCTCCAAATTGGTCTTGTACCTTCACTGTTATTACAAGTTATGAATATTTTGTCTAATTTATTGTAAAGGTAGAAGAAatgtttattttgtttaatcaaATTTCAATAGAACTTTTGGTATAAATATGCAATTATTAATTGTGAGttgataagaaaataatatttaattaatgtattattattattattattataaaatactaatTATACATTGTAGTcaattgattgaatttttataaaatattgatcaataaaatattttttcaatcaaatttacatcatttttatactttaaaagTCTTTACTTTGTTGCAATTTCATACTTTGAACTTTTACcggatgaattaaaaaaatttgattataaattaaaaaaaaaaaaataaaaggctggcaatagcctaatcggcCCGGTACCTgtatttcgaaagagtgggatcAGAGTTCGATTCCAGCACGCACCGCtattttcagtgattataaaataaagagaatatgtgcgttacgttgccagcctctgtaccgaccgggttttctgtggtttccccgTGTAGTTATGGaagtaaaaatgtcattataaaAGTACTCCATACTACTTAAGGtcgtaatgcaaatgcaggtactgattgTAACGCataagtcggccacagtcgcagcacagTGTGATTATAAGTGGAAAATAATATGTTGAACGCAAAGAAACCAAGTGTTAGTTGAAAGGGCGAAAGCCAAAAAGTATAACATTGAGAGAGTTATATGATAACAATAGAGGCACTTGAGTGGAATTACTGTGGTAATAGCAAAAATGTGGAGAATACGGTTAGAGTCTTGTAAAAACCAAAAtaggtatacaagtaaaaacgatataataataataaaaaaaaaaataattactatttattattactatcttcacaaaaaatcattttaagtataaataaaaatttttaattccataattataaaaaattaattataatacacGAAGagattatttatctatttttttcgaTCTTTAtagtattaatataattaatttgagaatttttttacttttttatggtaagatattttcataaataaatagaaaaatattaagacATAGATCTAGAGATCTTTCTGtaaaaggaaaataaaaaataatttataattgctcATTGATACTGAGATCATCTATTTTattgaatcaattaaataaacaaaaattataaacatacaatatatataaataaataatagatacatattaaataataattttaaagtgataaatattattttaaatagtgccaataattattatcgagTTTATTGTCATCagattaatgttattattgtcAAGACATGATAGTCACACAGTTAATacatttatagatttttatataatgttaatattaataaatgtgtatgcatatatagttatttataagtttttcaaaataatcatCAATCTagagttttatattttcttgttCTCTTGTTTCATTTTATATGTCATTCACAGCAAtgataccaaaaaaatattatacgaAAAATTCCAAACATTATCAATTACAACGACAATTCAGCCACCAAGAATTGTAGTTGTAATGTTACAATATTACACGTAATAATATAATCTATACAATATTTGCACATCAACTTATCCgttcatttattttcttccACGAGTTTTTTTTCCACATAAAAACAATTAGCAAGTCTAAGTATATCAAATAAGCAGAGTTTATTCTAAACTacttatttgaaaaaatctacagtagccgaaaaaaattgacatttatatTCTCcttaaatattagtttttatattttattgttaggCGATAAATTCATcgagtttattaaaattctcgGTTTATCTAAACAGATCTTtgatttttatcaaacttAAAGCATTCgcatattttcaaattttccactcgaattatttaaattgacaaGGAAAATTCATATGCGactttttattacaataataataataataataataataataaagatatgtcattaatgatatataaattGATAGTTACAGTTACAATTGTAAGATGTTAGGACAATATTATAGTATTAAAAAGTCAACTGGTCATAAACtttctgataaaaatattttaaaataaaaatttattgaatttcaatctaaatttttttcccgtTAATGTTTCTCTGAATTATTGATTTCGAAATTTATTCAAcagatttttatgaatttccATAAAGAATTCAAATTCACAGAAATAGTCGCGGTACATGATTCAAGGATAAAGCCTCAGATCTTtagcataaaaaaatctttccaAGTATCgctgtttcaaaattttccgctttgagtaattaaaataaaatgattattcatttgatcattttctaaaaatagtgaaatatttttttcaatatgttcaccttttttaaacatatttttcacGGAATACTCTGATTTAGAACATATGTtcactataaataattttccgtAAGTTTATGACCTGTTACTATAAAATAGCTTCTTTTCTACTAATCCActatttctttataattttaataattatcattaatcataGTATAGTATAATGAAaatcgaaataattttttattgaaaatttttgataatgtttaaatataattataccaTTAACCAcgtacatgtaaaaatttttccaatgaTTTCACATACTCTTTAATCTATCATCATATCAGAGAACCCGCTCAGtgcaattgaatttttatatttatatattatatattcatttaatagtaaaataaaattatttgtgacTATAAGTTTCATATATATGACactattaattacattttagttattagttttatttatgaatgaGTAAATTCCCGATTTTTAACACCAAcgctttataaataaatcaatggCTATTTTTATCTACAgcaaaatattatatagaaaatttaaatagcaAGTGTTAGAAAACCTAATGAAAGTATTACATTGAGcaattgaaaacaaaaattgagcaattaaaaaaacttattaaaaatgcaataaaatttagatttatttatcatttaaagaAGCGCGATAAATAATATCATCGGTGGAGGGTGATGATAGGTATTTTCTGAAGCCATGTCGACAATAACCCTGGTAGTTTTGATAGTGCATGTCGCGGGTTCTCAGTCTTTTCCACGTGTCTAACGACCGAGTCGGCGAGTTGGGGGAGTTGTTGGTCGAGGGCCCATCTGAGGAATCCTGCCTGGAATTTCAAATCCAATATTAGAAATCTtcgtaataaaaatctttcataagtataataataataaacaactttacttaataaatattataaaatatataaacaggaacatttaacaataaaatacaaaatacagcgatttaataaaaacatttattaattaaaaaaattattggtaatattaattaattattaagcgATTATTTATTGGTACGAACAATGTACCCATCtgctgaattttttaaataataatattgattgcaagtaaaagagaaaaatttaatattggaGTTTCTGCATTGCCAGCTTGCGTCAAGCTTACCTCAAGCGGGTACAAGGTATAGAGACTAGACAGCAGATGGTACAGAGTATATAGaggtagataaaaaaattcaacatttaattatgagtttcacaataataatttaaaatttttaaaagcttctaagtttataaaaaatatcctgGCTTTTTTACTATAACTAATGTTTTAAAACAgtcttgtaaaatttttttaatttatcttgaTTTATTTCAGAAGTAAAATcgtaaagtaaatttttattatgataaaaataattttattttatttaatcaataaattctaaaaagaTTTTGTTAGATTCtttatacttaatttttaaaaactattccgaaaaaatttttacaagacTGTTGATAGTAAtcagtaataaaataactaacaataataataaaataacattttggaCTACGACGACAACCCCCATTACCCACTGAAAGGTGCTAAGGGAGAGGAAAATAACGACACAAACAGCCAGAGGATCTACGGTTAAgttgtaatattaaattatttaaaacgagtaaaaataatgaataaatataaaggcttagaaaaaattgatagcGACGACAGTGGTCTACAAATAGCTGATGATCGTGACAATTTAATTGCATCTAGgtcttatatttatatataaagttACTGTTGATGAGTGAGAACACGGATTGGTCTACTGGTATTGATTACTGGTATTGACAATGATGGATCGAGAGATAAACAAATATGTACACATTTAGTCAGACATTGAAAAACCTATCTAACTACCGTGTCGACTTCGTTGGACGTTTTTTAGTGGCCAACAGGTTGACGTTGATAGACGTGTTGATAAACacagtaaatttaattgtataagttaattatttagttggaGTAATAGAATAAGACAACTGGTAGTTTTTATTGGACAGAGAGTGGTGATTTAGCTTCTACTTGTGTGTTCTAGACATCGATAGCGCACAGATCAAGATTAGGAGTTAATTGAatgtgattttatttatactatttataaaatgtctGTTTAACTGTATAGGTGGTGTTACAACTGGACAATATGTGGTTAAGTGGGCGAACACGGTATGGAAAGCCTACTGGTCTGACCTGCCGACCAGATATCGCGGAGAGCGCGAAAATCGTGCTGCCCTGAAGGATGGTAGCCACCCGAGACGTGCCAGAGCGCCGATATGTCTCTTACTTGGTTGATACACGTCCTGATAACCCATCAGCGACTGGTTTATTGATTTATCATCGTTTGTCCCGTCGTCATTGTCATCCCCGTTTTCGTGCCGCTCGGAAGACTCAGAACCTGCTCCtaacattttatttaccaATTTCACTaggataattattattgcacaCCTCGAACACTGAGTCTTTGTCATCTCCGTAaagtgattttaaattattttttttttttttatttttattaagaaaagactgtttagaaaattatttttaattgaaaaaaaaattacgttccaaatttttcaaaaataaaaatagtttaatatttaattaagtatccaaaaaattaaattgattgatttgatataaatttattaaataaaatctttataagaataagaaaatttttttctctattcaaaaattaattttttccgcgtaaaaaattaaaaaatttatcacaattttttataaaagtccactttaatttatcttaaattatatttgttattttatttaagcaCGTTCGAAGTGTGCATGTCTGAATATGTTCCAAACTAATATTTTCTACATTACTTCTGTCAATATTtgtaatttgtaattatttttcagtaaatatcaattactttgaatgaatataaaaaaaagttaaataaataaacaaataaaacttACCCATAAATCTTTTTTCAGCAATCGGATACCCAGCGATAAGTGCCTCCATAAAATCGTCATAATCTAACACATTAGTGTTTTGCATTACAGGCAGCGGATACTCTTCAGAATAATCAATTTGTCTTTTGTTGCGTGACTTATTTTTAGCGTCAACCAGTTCGCTCTCCAAAATACTCTTATTTTTGTTAACCTTCGACCCCTttctcaatttattaaaatcaagcTCATGATTATGATGATGATCCTCTGGGTGTTTTGCCGAGTCGATCCGTTGCAAATTATCTAAATCGATCCGCGCTGCGCCCAACTCCTTCTCGTTCAAAGAACGGCTGTGCCGCGACTGCGGTAAGTTCCAGTCGCGGGCCAAGGTTCCAATGTTGCGTTTAACGTAATTATACAGCCCGTTTTTAGCTAACGAAGCAATATTTCTCTTGTTGTAGATGTAAGGGTAGCCGCCTGATTTAACGAGTGCGCCGAGATACCGTTTCCCCATAGGCAGCATTGAGTCGCGAGCGAGGGCCCCGATGTTCCTTTTCCCTTGATAAGAAGGTACTATGTACACGCGTCCCAGTGAACCGATATTCCGCTTGTTGCCCTTCGGGAGCAATCTGTCCCGTGCGAGCATCGCGATGTTACGTTTGTTGCTGTTTGAAGATGACTCCTGGGAGTCTGAATCTGAGGATGCTCTGTTCCTTCGCCCTGACGGCAATGCATAGTCACGAGCCAGAGCTCCGACGTTACGTTTTGCGTTGTGGAAATCACGTGATAGCGATTCGATGTCTATTTCTCCACTCGGGAGGGTGTAGGCGGTTATTATCGATTCTGCGCTTTTTCCCAATTCTTCAGGTGTGTGTCCGGcgtacatttttaatatttcttctgcagtcatactttaaaatttaaataattatattaattattgtatccAAAATTCATgactttttaaatgtttttttcataaaattttattttcactaaaaaaaaaaaaaaaatttaattgatccAAGAGAAAGAATCTTGAAGcaaggaaataattttgaacagttccattatcttcaattaaacAGAAAACTTTTATGCTGATAAATgggttagaaaaatttattagctcGATCTAAGATTATCAAActatccaaaataattttacgtAATAAGAATCAGGTGAAAAGaccatcaataaattttaatccaaTTATTCGTTATACGAAGTTTCGTCGATTTTATTCCGACATCCTCAAGTATCGAGTTTTAACAGAAATTAAtacaatcatttaaaaaattatataaatacaataatacaAAGTCAATAATATTACTGATCCGTAAACATCAGCAactaataacaaataaaataaaattaaaagcaatAAACAATTACCTCGAATATTCTGTCAAAACGTAGTCATACCATTAATCAATGGCGTATAACGAAtaattgtgttaaaatttattgatggtCTTTTCACCTGATtcttattacaaaataattttcttgtttcaaaatttcttgtcttgaatcgagttattttttttttcagtatggataaaattaattttttgccctccgggcggaaagtggcaactttcgtcccgctgcgctaaactgttgccgctttccgccttcgtcggacaaaaaatagtacactcctcgggaagtaaataagaaagcctcagatcacatgtttgttgacctcggcttcgcctcggccaacaattacatgtgatctgagacatttcttactttacttccctaggtgtgtaatatactatttaaaaaaataattaattgttatttttattggtaaaaataaaaatttgttagtgtttctaaattatatttaaataacttctgttaacttttaaatagaaaGCTTACATGACGAGAGAATTCCTCTATGACATTTTAGCACATAGTTCTGATTTATATATAAGAAACTACCGTTCGAAAGTCTAAGAATTTGtatcaacatttttattgaattgttacatgaatttttctgagataagaaattaaaaaattattattattattattgataaaagttAGAAATGCTTGgaattcaaaaatgaaattgtatttaatattaaattgattaatctTCCGAACTACATTgcataaaattcaaatctttaattagaaaaaatatttacctaGACTGACTCCGTTTTTCATCATCATCGAGATCGTCGCCTTGATAACGTTCCTGAATAGAAGCGGGCAAGTCGTCATTCTTGGCGAGAGTTGCAATACTCCTCTTCTCAGCTTCAAAACTAGTATAATCGTGTTCCAGGTCCTCGACCATTCTCTGTGCCCGCTCGATTACACTCAAGTGAGCACGCATTGTCGGATCACTGAATATTTCAAAGTAAACTTCCGCTGGCAAACATATTTTAGTGTCGTCGCTCATGTCCTCTGTGCTCAGAGCTTTCAAATACATAAAGTCGTTTCTCCCATCCTGTATTATGCGCGCGGATCGAGAATATGCTGCCAAGTTCGAGCTAACTTCCGGTAGTCGAAGGAACGCCAGAAACGTTTTCCGCGGCAAGCACTGCGTGTCCTCTTCTTCTTGACATGTTACCTGCAATAtatcaatcaatatttaagaactTTAAACGGAATTGgattaaaatttgtattattgatattaatttaatatcctcaatataattaacaataataataataataaataaaattttgtgacaaACATATCtgtatttaatgataaaataagtttctaCAATTAAAttcgatattaaaaattaatattttagaaaaatgttagaattaatttaaatcatttttttttttaataataatttaagaccaaatttataatttaattcaaaaattacaaatataatCGAACAAATCGAGTTACTAGAAGTAACTCGGTTTattgaaagtaattttaaacagTTTATTGGTTCTATAATTTTGTCCTGCCTcgtctattaaatttttgataattgtttctaaaatttaataaaatttattcaaattatgtatattataattCAAAACATTAAAATATCGTTCAACCAAAATTTCTtcaatcatattttttaattttatataaaaataactctgtataataataatagtaatttaactcctgtcaataattggtgtttTTATCTAACACTTAAAACAAAACCAAAAACTGATTTAAAATCATCTTCTTAATAATCAACTCAATACTAATacccaatttatttaattaatcaataattaatcctTTGTCGTCAGTAGCGCAAGCCCACCCACGGAAGATAAGTCATGATTAACGACTACCGCGAATTCGAAGCGCAAATATTAGGTGGCTTGCACCTACTTGGAAAACCCACgaaatacaaattaaataaaagattaagCACTTGCTGTCGTATAAAAACTACACGTAGGAGGCTAATTGCTTCCGTACTAGTACCAGGAAAGCTCAATTAATTATCGTTTACATTCTGCACCACGACATAAAACTtgatatcataaaattatcaagaaaaataaaaatataattattaattgatggACTTAATGTTTACTCTTAACAATTCATTAGTTTCTcacaaacaaaataaaatttcttcagcTGAACAAAGCAGCTCAAAATTAGTGACACCGACAGTACATGGCAATGACGCGAACCCAATTAATTGCCCAAAACTAATTACTATCCTAATTTATATTCGTGTTATACCCTCTTAATATTCTCTGAACAAACTCCACTAAATTTTACACGTTCCAACAGTTctatttaccattttactttatatGATATTCCAAGTGGGTTATAGCCCACTATTTTAATGTCACGCTTTTGTATTCGGGCATACATATATACGTTTTATATATCCCAGAGTATATATTTAACTGTATATATGCTTGAATgtagaataaaaatcatatgCGTGGAATTATTGAATTGATACCACTTAATTCGATAGTTGTTTAGTCGTTTTGATTTTCAAGCGCAAAAAGGTAAATAAATTCGCGAATGCTCAAATGTTGAGTTCATATGATGACTCATTACGGGATAAAGGTCacgtaattaatttataatagagTGTGTCATGAGATAAATGACAAAACCTTgtctcattaaatttaatcacagTGTAAGAGCATTTAATTAcggtatttaaaataattcaccgcaaaaaattattaatttaattaaataatcattttactttaataaaaaaaaaagtaaggaGTATtcgtttgattttttaaaattttttaaataagatcgAAAATTAgttacaagaaaaatttattttaatcaattcaaattcaatcaaaattcatataaatgaattttatttaaatgaaaatcaactaattaaatgaaaatcaataaatattgtcagagaaattaaataataaattgaaagacACCCAATTACATTTGACATTTTTCCTCCCGTATAGTACGTATATGCCCACGTATGTATAAGAGGGAAGGAATTCTCTTTCCCACCTATATACTTTTCCAATAAAATGAATTCCAGTGTCAAGCTGTTGAATCTCCAGAAGAacaataaaaactaataagtaaaaaagtattttatttaagatataTCAAACCGCTGGACCCGCATggaaaaatatatgcaaatatatattttcacacatatttttttttgcgctAAATATATGTCCGCATATATGTTCACATATATGCGTAGATATATGTTCACATATATGTGCGCATATAAATGTCTAGAGatacagagaaaaaaatttaacttgaattaagaaaataattttgaaaaatttaactttcttgatttgagtaaaaaaattttcaaacttagaaatttttttttcagtgtatgctTACATATATGTCTACATATATGTAAGCATGTATCTCTGCATATATGTCAGCAtctatgtgaaaaatatatgttgacatatttttttttgcgtaaATATATgcgacatatatttttgacatatattTCTCCATGCGGGGAgggtataatttttttatttctcaattCACTGGGCCTTTATCCATTATTTTATCATAGAGCTCAAtatttttccttattttttttcccgtaaaaaaaaatagtatactattactatattatttagtcGCAAGTTCACTTTTTCGCATCAAGGGTTGCCAAGTCCGTGAATCACTTGAATCGTGACCACGACAAGAagcaatataaaatataaaatggtTTTATACCTGGAAAAAATCTTACCCAGGCCtgcaatataaattatataattttttatgaacaataaattacagaatttaattttattatagcaATTGTTAGctaataaaacataaatatttttcaaaggaTTCAATTTGTTgagatgaataaaaaatttgctttgccAGCATTGATAAAGATtgcattttaaatatttgtcgAGCGTCATTCTC
This genomic interval from Cotesia glomerata isolate CgM1 linkage group LG1, MPM_Cglom_v2.3, whole genome shotgun sequence contains the following:
- the LOC123269180 gene encoding uncharacterized protein LOC123269180 translates to MKLLLVITISVWSLVNSDIINTNSNDGSSNSKSVAINNNQEILNVGNQANANQANVNGLVAINGQIQQQQQQQQQQQVIGLGGLLDQIGTLLNSILNQLLQINVISNALNQNQLLLPLLTEVRAILQNLLNSLLNSNQNPLILQVNNLIAQVGNVINLINQKSLFGGLLGQLLSPVGNTFVGGGLQIGLVPSLLLQVMNILSNLL
- the LOC123264375 gene encoding neuropeptide-like 1 isoform X1, with amino-acid sequence MMLIRRRCTSLLLIFLAIVVDQLQIPLVTCQEEEDTQCLPRKTFLAFLRLPEVSSNLAAYSRSARIIQDGRNDFMYLKALSTEDMSDDTKICLPAEVYFEIFSDPTMRAHLSVIERAQRMVEDLEHDYTSFEAEKRSIATLAKNDDLPASIQERYQGDDLDDDEKRSQSSMTAEEILKMYAGHTPEELGKSAESIITAYTLPSGEIDIESLSRDFHNAKRNVGALARDYALPSGRRNRASSDSDSQESSSNSNKRNIAMLARDRLLPKGNKRNIGSLGRVYIVPSYQGKRNIGALARDSMLPMGKRYLGALVKSGGYPYIYNKRNIASLAKNGLYNYVKRNIGTLARDWNLPQSRHSRSLNEKELGAARIDLDNLQRIDSAKHPEDHHHNHELDFNKLRKGSKVNKNKSILESELVDAKNKSRNKRQIDYSEEYPLPVMQNTNVLDYDDFMEALIAGYPIAEKRFMGAGSESSERHENGDDNDDGTNDDKSINQSLMGYQDVYQPSKRHIGALARLGWLPSFRAARFSRSPRYLVGRQDSSDGPSTNNSPNSPTRSLDTWKRLRTRDMHYQNYQGYCRHGFRKYLSSPSTDDIIYRASLNDK
- the LOC123264375 gene encoding neuropeptide-like 1 isoform X3 — translated: MMLIRRRCTSLLLIFLAIVVDQLQIPLVTCQEEEDTQCLPRKTFLAFLRLPEVSSNLAAYSRSARIIQDGRNDFMYLKALSTEDMSDDTKICLPAEVYFEIFSDPTMRAHLSVIERAQRMVEDLEHDYTSFEAEKRSIATLAKNDDLPASIQERYQGDDLDDDEKRSQSSMTAEEILKMYAGHTPEELGKSAESIITAYTLPSGEIDIESLSRDFHNAKRNVGALARDYALPSGRRNRASSDSDSQESSSNSNKRNIAMLARDRLLPKGNKRNIGSLGRVYIVPSYQGKRNIGALARDSMLPMGKRYLGALVKSGGYPYIYNKRNIASLAKNGLYNYVKRNIGTLARDWNLPQSRHSRSLNEKELGAARIDLDNLQRIDSAKHPEDHHHNHELDFNKLRKGSKVNKNKSILESELVDAKNKSRNKRQIDYSEEYPLPVMQNTNVLDYDDFMEALIAGYPIAEKRFMGRIPQMGPRPTTPPTRRLGR
- the LOC123264375 gene encoding neuropeptide-like 1 isoform X2; this translates as MMLIRRRCTSLLLIFLAIVVDQLQIPLVTCQEEEDTQCLPRKTFLAFLRLPEVSSNLAAYSRSARIIQDGRNDFMYLKALSTEDMSDDTKICLPAEVYFEIFSDPTMRAHLSVIERAQRMVEDLEHDYTSFEAEKRSIATLAKNDDLPASIQERYQGDDLDDDEKRSQSSMTAEEILKMYAGHTPEELGKSAESIITAYTLPSGEIDIESLSRDFHNAKRNVGALARDYALPSGRRNRASSDSDSQESSSNSNKRNIAMLARDRLLPKGNKRNIGSLGRVYIVPSYQGKRNIGALARDSMLPMGKRYLGALVKSGGYPYIYNKRNIASLAKNGLYNYVKRNIGTLARDWNLPQSRHSRSLNEKELGAARIDLDNLQRIDSAKHPEDHHHNHELDFNKLRKGSKVNKNKSILESELVDAKNKSRNKRQIDYSEEYPLPVMQNTNVLDYDDFMEALIAGYPIAEKRFMGAGSESSERHENGDDNDDGTNDDKSINQSLMGYQDVYQPSRIPQMGPRPTTPPTRRLGR